TAGGATTGAGTTTTTCAAGGGCTTGTTGATCAATACCTCGCTCCAACATTTCTTCAATCACTTTGTCCTTACCGATTTTGTCAAGCTTGTCTAAAGCCACTGTAAAATCAACAAGTTTATCAGATTCGCCAATGATTTCTGCCAGACCGCTTAAAATTTTTCTGTTGTTGAGTTTGATTTTGCAACCTTTTAGTTTTAGTTGATTAAAAACAGCATTGTAGAGTTGTATAAACTCTACTTCCTGCCATAAACTATGGCTTCCAACCACATCGGCGTCGCATTGATAAAACTCTCTAAAACGACCTTTTTGCGGTCGATCTGCACGCCAAACCGGCTGAATTTGAAAACGTTTAAACGGAAAATTTAACTCGTGTTGGTCTGCACCACATAGCGTGCAAATGGGACGGTTAAGTCGTAACGTAAGGCTTTGCCCGAGATTTTTGATGTAATTTGTGTTGCGTCTTTGGTTTCATAAAGTTTATTATCAACTTTTTTCAAATAATCACCTGAATCTAAAATCTTAAAAATCAACCGATCGCCTTCGTCGCCATATTTTCCCATCAAGGTTGAAGATTTTTCAAAACTTGGGGTTTCAATGGGTTGAAAACCAAACAGCTGAAATTGATGCTTGATCGAATCAAAAATAAAATTACGCTTGGCGATTTCGCTAGCATTAAAATCTCTTGTGCCTTTTGGTATAGCGGGTTTTTGAGCCATTAATTTGGTTTTAGTTTTGGGCGTTAATCCACTTGTTAAAATACTTGAACAACTCGCCTTTTGTGATATTTGCACCTTGTTTAATCAATGCAAAGATATCTTTATTTCTATCATCACTCAAAGCTTTGGTGGCTTCGTGAATTTCAACTTCATCGGCAAGCAAATTATCTTGTAGCCATTGGTAACCTTCTTTAGTCATGATGTCAATTTCTGGATGCTTAACTTCTATTTTTATCAAATCAATTTGCACCTCGGTAAATCTAAACAAAAACATATATTTTGCTGAAATATGTTCGAGATATTCTACTTTTTTGAGCACACCTTCCCAAACCAAATCGCTAAAAATATCGAGTTCTTCTTCAGCCACTTCGGGTTTGTTTTTTTTAATGTCTGCCCACTCTTCAGCAGTAATAGATTGTGTGGCGAGAAAATTGATAAATTCCTGATGCAATTCTTCAAATTGCTCTTTGGTTAATCTTTCGTATTTCATGTTTGCAAAAGTAAAGAAATTGATTTGTATAGCTGTTTATGTTCTATATTTTTGATTTTAAAAAGTGAGATATTATTTG
This genomic window from Flavobacterium sp. CS20 contains:
- a CDS encoding DUF6495 family protein, which translates into the protein MKYERLTKEQFEELHQEFINFLATQSITAEEWADIKKNKPEVAEEELDIFSDLVWEGVLKKVEYLEHISAKYMFLFRFTEVQIDLIKIEVKHPEIDIMTKEGYQWLQDNLLADEVEIHEATKALSDDRNKDIFALIKQGANITKGELFKYFNKWINAQN